The Coffea arabica cultivar ET-39 chromosome 9e, Coffea Arabica ET-39 HiFi, whole genome shotgun sequence genome has a window encoding:
- the LOC113709934 gene encoding uncharacterized protein yields MEGTRSGPGCGRGVRQPATEGGSRETMPELNPEPRIDPNVQVAAAIQRMTDLLAHVVEQQGQPPVHQHGNPGNHLEGEDRALERFQKFSPPKFLGGLDPDMAERWLEKMIDIFAVLHYSEERQVTFAIFQLERAARSWWNVIRTKWKREQTPRTWVNFMREFNAKYFPPLVQEKKEDEFIRFRQGTQTVAEYENQFTRLSKFAPELIVTEQRRVWRFIQGLNVKIQKDLAVRKRGFPGSSSGQGDKGNPSKVGRGTGGGRFSGMSRGTSTRGGPVRRDQQRSDSQRSSASVSRGPCGFCGKPNYTEDNCWRKERKCLRCGSAEHQIASCPILPREARVTPQSSKANSGQSKVEGTRPNVPARVYSLEQHQVPDSSEIVEGTIPVFHRLVRILIDLGATHSFVNPDFMCRIDIKPVSLPYDLEVSTPKGNQCLITSMMYADCEIWLQGAVVFSKLDLRQEYYQLLIRKEDVPKTAFNSRYGHFKFTVMSFGLTNIPAAFMDLMHRVFKLYLDRFVVVFIDDILISFLEHVISKEGITVDPAKVEAVTEWKRPETPTEVRGFLGLVGYYRRFIKDFSKLASPLTDLTKKNGRFLWDPRCESSFQELKRRLTMAPILSLSNGKDSFTVYTYASREGLGCVLMQNKNVTSFTSRKLKPHEQNYPTHDLELAAVVFALKKWRHYLYGVTFEVYSDHKSLKYLFFQKELNMRQRRWMELLKDYDCTINYHPGKANVVANALSRKAQIAGLMVKEWEMLGAVSEWNPNLEHQKVIFGNIRVTSAILGRMKETQEEDPMVQKWKENVEKGELPDFNVSPKGILRYRNRVVVPKDETLKKKILEETHRSKYTIHLGSNKMYQDLRRLYWWDNMKRKIAQYVQSCLVC; encoded by the exons ATGGAGGGTACTCGTAGTGGTCCGGGCTGTGGACGTGGAGTTAGACAACCTGCGACTGAAGGGGGTAGTCGTGAAACCATGCCTGAACTAAATCCTGAGCCTAGAATTGACCCTAATGTCCAAGTAGCCGCTGCTATTCAACGAATGACTGACTTGTTGGCCCAcgtagtggaacaacagggccAACCCCCTGTTCATCAACATGGTAACCCTGGCAATCATCTAGAGGGTGAGGACAGAGCTCTCGAAaggttccaaaagttctccccaccaaaATTTCTGGGAGGGCTAGATCCAGACATGGCCGAAAGGTGGTTGGAGAAAATGATAGATATATTTGCGGTCTTACACTATAGTGAGGAgaggcaggtcacttttgctaTCTTCCAATTGGAGAGGGCCGctcgttcttggtggaatgtgatacGGACGAAGTGGAAAAGAGAACAAACACCAAGAACGTGGGTAAATTTCATGAGAGAATTCAATGCAAAGTACTTTCCGCCTTTGGTTCAGGAaaagaaggaggacgagttcataAGGTTtcgccagggaactcaaacGGTGGCCGAGTATGAGAACCAATTTACGAGACTGTCCAAGTTTGCCCCTGAACTTATTGTAACTGAACAAAGGAGGGTGTGGCGATTTATCCAAGGGTTAAATgtgaaaattcaaaaggatctggcG gTGAGGAAAcggggatttcctggaagtagttctgGGCAAGGGGATAAAGGTAATCCTTCCAAGGTTGGAAGGGGGACCGGAGGAGGAAGATTTTCGGGAATGTCAAGAGGAACCTCGACCAGGGGTGGTCCAGTTAGACGAGACCAACAGAGGAGTGACTCACAGAGGAGCTCAGCTTCTGTTTCTCGGGGTCCTTGTGGATTTTGTGGGAAACCAAACTACACGGAGGACAACTGTTGGAGGAAGGAAAGGAAGTGCTTGCGCTGTGGGAGTGCGGAGCATCAAATTGCAAGCTGTCCAATTTTACCTCGAGAGGCGAGAGTAACTCCGCAATCGTCGAAGGCCAACTCGGGGCAATCTAAGGTGGAAGGGACGAGACCAAATGTGCCAGCTCGGGTATATTCCCTTGAACAACATCAAGTCCCTGACTCATCTGAGAtcgtggaaggtacgatccctgtctTCCATCGTCTAGTTAGGATTTTGATAGACCTcggtgccacccattcctttgttaaccctgattttaTGTGCAGAATTGATATAAAACCTGTTAGCTTGCCTTACGACTTGGAAGTTAGTACTCCTAAGGGAAACCAATGTTTGATCACAAGTATGATGTATGCtgattgtgaaatttgg ttgcaaggagcggtAGTCTTTTCGAAGTTAGACCTCCGACAGGAGTACTATCAGTTGTTAATTCGGAAGGAGGATGTACCAAAGACTGCCTTCAATTCTAGGTATGGGCATTTTAAATTTACCGTCATGTCCTTTGGATTGACCAATATCCCTGCCGCTtttatggacttaatgcatcgGGTTTTTAAActctacctggaccgatttgtcgttgtgtttattgatgatattttg ATTTCTTTTTTGGAGCATGTGATTTCGAAGGAGGGTATTACGGTTGATCCGGCAAAGGTAGAGGCAGTGACtgaatggaagaggccagaaactccCACTGAAGTTCGTGGCTTTCTAGGGCTGGTTGGATACTACCGTcgatttattaaggatttttccaagcTTGCCAGTCCTTTAACTGATTTGACGAAAAAGAATGGCCGTTTTCTGTGGGACCCTAGGTGTGAGAGTagttttcaagaattgaaaCGAAGGCTAACCATGGCCCCTATTCTATCTTTGTCCAATGGTAAGGATAGTTTCACCGTTTATACTTATGCTTCAAGGGAAGGATTGGGGTGCGTGTTGATGCAAAATAAGAACGTGACATCTTTTActtctagaaaattgaaacctCACGAGCAAAACTATCCCACCCACGACTTGGAGTTAGCAGCCGTGGTCTTTGccctgaaaaagtggaggcactacCTGTACGGGGTaacctttgaggtttattctgaCCATAAAAGCCTTAAGTACCTGTTTTTCCAAaaggaactgaacatgaggcagcgacgaTGGATGGAACTCTTAaaggattacgactgtacgattAACTACCATCCGGGGAAGGCGAATGTAGTAGCTAATGCCTTGAGTCGGAAGGCTCAAATAGCTGGGCTAATGGTCAAAGAATGGGAGATGTTGGGAGCAGTCAGTGAGTGGAACCCTAATTTGGAACATCAAAAGGTGATCTTTGGGAATATCCGGGTAACATCTGCTATTCTAGGTCGAATGAAAGAAACTCAGGAGGAGGATCcgatggtacaaaagtggaaggaaaATGTAGAGAAGGGAGAATTACCTGATTTCAATGTGAGTCCTAAAGGGATTTTGAGGTATCGGAACCGAGTAGTGGTGCCTAAGGATGAaactttaaaaaagaaaattttggaggaaacCCATCGATCGAAATATACAATCCACCTGGGAAGTAACAAGATGTACCAAGATCTGCGAAGgttgtattggtgggataacaTGAAGAGGAAAATTGCCCAATATGTACAATCCTGTTTAGTCTGCTAG